The following coding sequences lie in one Rutidosis leptorrhynchoides isolate AG116_Rl617_1_P2 chromosome 6, CSIRO_AGI_Rlap_v1, whole genome shotgun sequence genomic window:
- the LOC139852601 gene encoding high mobility group B protein 14-like, which translates to MAKISSASEPTQSPTKTVHSRMTLRPRSTVPMKENAIAKRPKVAAVRKKSSKLDANKPKKPPTAFFYYLEDFRKGFQEQNPDVKSMREVGKACGEKWKTMTYEEKVQYYDIATEKRAEFEKAMMDYVKKKENGEYDDYDEDSEYEE; encoded by the exons ATGGCGAAGATAAGTTCAGCGTCTGAGCCTACTCAATCCCCTACTAAAACTGTTCATTC GAGAATGACATTGAGGCCAAGATCAACGGTGCCGATGAAAGAAAATGCTATAGCAAAGAGACCTAAAGTTGCTGCTGTTAGAAAGAAATCATCGAAGTTAGATGCTAATAAACCTAAAAAACCACCTACAGCCTTCTTCTATTATCT GGAAGATTTTCGTAAGGGCTTTCAAGAACAGAATCCAGATGTTAAATCAATGCGTGAG GTTGGAAAGGCTTGCGGCGAGAAGTGGAAGACTATGACCTATGAG GAGAAAGTCCAGTACTACGATATAGCTACCGAGAAACGTGCAGAGTTTGAAAAGGCAATGATGGACTATGTCAAGAAAAAG GAAAATGGGGAATACGATGATTATGATGAGGACTCGGAGTATGAAGAATGA